In one Streptomyces marincola genomic region, the following are encoded:
- a CDS encoding alanine/glycine:cation symporter family protein encodes MASGESWTDDVDEAVNDVFQPIRDVLYDAVFYEIDLFGSAFPLIVGWLVVAGVVLTAYFGAPQFRYLGISLRLVRGKYDQPDAPGEVTHFQALTSAVSGTVGLGNIAGVAIAVSIGGPGAAFWMIMCGLLGMATKFVECTLGVKYREIDENGRVSGGPMHYLRKGLAERGLPGLGKVLSLLSAVMILFFALFGGNLFQVNQSLEQLATSTEDYTGFFGGSGGALLFGVVVAALVAAVLIGGIRAIGEVTSRLVPAMAILYLTACLVVILFNVGDVPDAIGTIVTEAFNPEGVTGGLIGALIIGFQRAAFSNEAGVGSAPIAHSAVKTKRPATEGLVALIEPFLDTVIVCAMTALTIVVAAGPEYIAARDAAAEGGEVSGTTVGISITSDAFETAMPWFPGVLTVAVFLFAFSTVITWGYYGQKAWSHLFGDRPVSVNIYRVVFCLLIVAGALLSVGTLVDLADAFLFAAAVCNIIGLYLLAPVVKRELTKVLVYVRRRDAGESDAQIEADEARAAGENGSGEGATLAK; translated from the coding sequence ATGGCAAGCGGAGAATCCTGGACCGACGACGTTGACGAGGCGGTCAACGATGTATTCCAGCCGATCAGAGATGTCCTGTATGACGCGGTGTTCTACGAGATCGACCTCTTCGGCAGCGCGTTCCCGCTGATCGTCGGCTGGCTCGTGGTGGCCGGCGTGGTGCTGACCGCCTACTTCGGCGCTCCCCAGTTCCGCTACCTGGGCATATCCCTGCGCCTTGTGCGCGGCAAGTACGACCAGCCGGACGCCCCGGGCGAGGTCACGCACTTCCAGGCCCTCACCTCGGCGGTCTCGGGCACGGTCGGCCTCGGCAACATCGCGGGTGTCGCGATAGCCGTGTCCATCGGCGGTCCAGGGGCCGCGTTCTGGATGATCATGTGCGGCCTGCTCGGCATGGCCACCAAGTTCGTCGAGTGCACACTGGGCGTGAAGTACCGCGAGATCGACGAGAACGGCCGCGTGTCCGGCGGCCCGATGCACTACCTGCGCAAGGGGCTCGCCGAGCGCGGGCTGCCGGGGCTCGGCAAGGTGCTCTCGCTGCTCTCCGCGGTGATGATCCTGTTCTTCGCCCTGTTCGGCGGCAACCTCTTCCAGGTCAACCAGAGCCTTGAGCAGCTCGCCACCTCGACCGAGGACTACACCGGCTTCTTCGGCGGCTCGGGCGGCGCCCTGCTGTTCGGCGTCGTGGTCGCGGCCCTGGTCGCCGCGGTGCTGATCGGCGGCATCCGCGCGATCGGCGAGGTCACCAGCCGCCTGGTCCCGGCCATGGCGATCCTGTACCTCACCGCCTGCCTGGTGGTCATCCTCTTCAACGTCGGTGACGTGCCCGACGCGATCGGCACCATCGTCACCGAGGCGTTCAACCCCGAGGGCGTCACGGGCGGCCTCATCGGCGCCCTGATCATCGGCTTCCAGCGCGCGGCGTTCTCCAACGAGGCGGGCGTCGGCTCCGCCCCCATCGCCCACTCGGCAGTCAAGACCAAGCGCCCGGCGACCGAGGGCCTGGTCGCCCTGATCGAGCCGTTCCTCGACACGGTGATCGTCTGCGCGATGACCGCCCTGACCATCGTGGTGGCCGCGGGCCCCGAGTACATCGCGGCCCGGGATGCCGCGGCCGAGGGCGGCGAGGTCAGCGGCACGACCGTCGGCATCTCGATCACCTCGGACGCCTTCGAGACGGCCATGCCCTGGTTCCCCGGCGTGCTGACCGTGGCCGTCTTCCTGTTCGCCTTCTCCACGGTCATCACGTGGGGCTACTACGGGCAGAAGGCGTGGTCCCACCTCTTCGGCGACCGGCCCGTGTCGGTGAACATCTACCGCGTCGTCTTCTGCCTGTTGATCGTCGCGGGCGCGCTGCTCTCGGTCGGCACGCTGGTCGACCTGGCCGACGCCTTCCTCTTCGCCGCGGCCGTGTGCAACATCATCGGCCTCTACCTGCTGGCCCCCGTCGTCAAGCGCGAGCTGACCAAGGTCCTCGTCTACGTGCGCCGCCGCGACGCGGGGGAGAGCGACGCGCAGATCGAGGCCGACGAGGCCAGGGCGGCGGGCGAGAACGGCTCCGGGGAAGGTGCCACCCTGGCGAAGTGA
- a CDS encoding RDD family protein — MSTEQPRPGPGDEPGSGPDRSASDLPKAPPPSEPPGDRYGGNPYGGAGGAADPLAGMPPLASLGRRLLARIIDSLIVGIPVSLLMLPFMGDYEFDNGGGGYGQQAVVLLVYFVYEALMLSARGQTVGKMVTRVRVAMLDDGAVPRGNPAWTRAAVYALPQLVPCIGFLFWLLNVLSCTWDRPYRQCLHDKAARTVVVSAV; from the coding sequence ATGAGCACCGAGCAGCCAAGACCCGGCCCCGGCGACGAGCCGGGAAGCGGCCCCGACCGGAGCGCGTCGGACCTGCCCAAGGCACCTCCGCCCAGTGAGCCGCCGGGCGACCGCTACGGCGGCAACCCCTACGGCGGCGCGGGGGGCGCCGCCGACCCGCTCGCCGGCATGCCGCCGCTCGCCTCGCTCGGCCGCAGGCTGCTCGCGAGGATCATCGACTCGTTGATCGTCGGCATCCCCGTGTCGCTGCTCATGCTGCCGTTCATGGGCGACTACGAGTTCGACAACGGGGGCGGCGGCTACGGGCAGCAGGCCGTCGTGCTGCTCGTCTACTTCGTCTACGAGGCGCTCATGCTCAGCGCCCGCGGCCAGACCGTCGGCAAGATGGTGACGCGCGTGCGCGTGGCGATGCTCGACGACGGCGCGGTGCCGCGCGGCAATCCGGCCTGGACGCGGGCCGCGGTCTACGCGCTGCCGCAGCTCGTGCCGTGCATCGGCTTCCTGTTCTGGCTGCTGAACGTCCTGTCCTGCACGTGGGACCGGCCCTACCGGCAGTGTCTGCACGACAAGGCGGCGCGGACCGTGGTCGTCTCCGCCGTCTGA
- a CDS encoding RDD family protein: MSSPTAGSPPSSGNAGGGPGPNWYPDPSIPGYIRYWNGTAWVPGSSRPEPREGEPVPTPPSGAAAGPAVAGPAVPPARAGETQPFFFDEDPQGAPAAQGGGGGNALPEVRGRGEVARQEPAGAWPAAGAGAQPPAAGQPARSSPERGQARAAQQQAGSRAAWGSDEDVSTSPVAAAGRVDPRGQFRRPSADSSPSPASPAPPASPASPASPAPPAEQPAARPQPPEPAPKEETTTLRRTDIATAGGSWERQVRDLAQQAPQGAQPQAGRAPAAGPSPAPVVNAPAGPAAPAQPRAQAQGAAVPQAGAAVPPAAQQRAPQQAQQAQPSPQQARAPQPGYGYPPQQAGGAAPGGYGYPPQQPGAGAPGGYGYPPQQAGGAAPGGYGYPPQQAHPQQSPFLQSHQGEALTMIRRFETTQAHPAALGRRVLARLVDSLLPVGAAVAFGLPLLGDARDHIQDQVDAAERAGVTETVWLIDGTTGGYLAMVIGVFLGVGLLLEALPTALWGRTPGKALFGLRVLDIQQQEKPGFGAALLRWLVYSLLGVLVVGVVNVLWALRDRPWRQCWHDKAAGTFVGTLKPRDRED, translated from the coding sequence ATGAGCTCCCCAACCGCAGGCTCCCCGCCCTCATCAGGCAACGCAGGCGGCGGCCCGGGGCCCAACTGGTATCCGGACCCGTCCATTCCCGGCTACATCCGGTACTGGAACGGCACCGCGTGGGTGCCCGGCAGCAGCCGGCCCGAGCCGCGGGAGGGCGAGCCGGTGCCCACGCCGCCGTCCGGCGCGGCGGCCGGCCCGGCCGTCGCGGGGCCGGCGGTTCCGCCCGCCCGGGCCGGTGAGACGCAGCCGTTCTTCTTCGACGAGGACCCGCAGGGCGCGCCCGCCGCACAGGGCGGGGGCGGCGGAAACGCGCTTCCCGAGGTGCGCGGGCGCGGCGAGGTCGCGCGGCAGGAGCCGGCCGGCGCGTGGCCGGCCGCGGGCGCCGGGGCGCAGCCGCCGGCGGCGGGGCAGCCCGCGCGCAGCTCCCCGGAGCGGGGGCAGGCGCGGGCCGCGCAGCAGCAGGCCGGGAGCCGGGCCGCGTGGGGCTCGGACGAGGACGTCAGCACCTCGCCGGTGGCCGCGGCGGGCCGGGTCGACCCGCGCGGGCAGTTCCGCCGGCCCTCGGCGGACAGCTCGCCTTCGCCCGCCTCGCCCGCCCCGCCCGCCTCGCCCGCCTCGCCCGCCTCGCCCGCCCCGCCCGCCGAGCAGCCCGCGGCCCGGCCGCAGCCGCCCGAGCCGGCTCCCAAGGAGGAGACGACGACCCTGCGGCGCACGGACATCGCGACGGCGGGCGGCTCGTGGGAGCGCCAGGTGCGCGACCTGGCGCAGCAGGCGCCCCAGGGCGCGCAGCCGCAGGCCGGGCGCGCGCCGGCGGCAGGGCCGTCGCCCGCGCCGGTCGTGAACGCCCCGGCGGGCCCCGCCGCGCCCGCGCAACCGCGCGCGCAGGCGCAGGGCGCGGCGGTGCCGCAGGCGGGCGCGGCCGTGCCGCCGGCCGCGCAGCAGCGGGCGCCCCAGCAGGCCCAGCAGGCCCAGCCCTCCCCGCAGCAGGCGCGGGCCCCGCAGCCCGGCTACGGCTATCCGCCGCAGCAGGCGGGCGGCGCGGCGCCCGGCGGCTACGGTTACCCGCCCCAGCAGCCCGGCGCGGGCGCGCCCGGTGGCTACGGCTATCCGCCCCAGCAGGCCGGCGGCGCGGCGCCCGGCGGCTACGGCTATCCGCCGCAGCAGGCCCACCCGCAGCAGTCGCCGTTCCTCCAGTCGCACCAGGGCGAGGCCCTGACGATGATCCGGCGGTTCGAGACCACGCAGGCCCACCCGGCCGCCCTCGGCCGGCGGGTGCTGGCCCGGCTCGTCGACTCCCTGCTGCCCGTCGGCGCGGCCGTCGCGTTCGGCCTCCCGCTGCTCGGCGACGCCAGGGACCACATCCAGGACCAGGTGGACGCGGCAGAACGGGCCGGGGTCACCGAGACGGTCTGGCTGATCGACGGGACCACGGGCGGGTATCTGGCCATGGTCATCGGGGTGTTCCTCGGCGTGGGCCTGCTGCTCGAAGCGCTGCCGACCGCGCTGTGGGGCAGGACGCCGGGCAAGGCGCTGTTCGGTCTCCGGGTGCTCGACATCCAGCAGCAGGAGAAGCCGGGCTTCGGTGCGGCGTTGCTGCGCTGGCTGGTGTACAGCCTGCTGGGTGTACTGGTGGTGGGCGTCGTGAACGTGCTGTGGGCCCTGCGCGACCGGCCCTGGCGCCAGTGCTGGCACGACAAGGCGGCGGGTACGTTCGTCGGCACGCTGAAGCCGCGGGACCGCGAGGACTGA
- a CDS encoding isochorismatase family protein, which translates to MHRALIVVDVQNDFCEGGSLAVAGGAGVAAAITDLIGAATAGYRHVVATRDHHIAPGDHFSAHPDFTHSWPPHCVAGTEGAAFHPNFAPAVASGAVEACFDKGAHAAAYSGFEGSDENGTGLADWLRAHDVAAVDVVGIATDHCVRATALDAAREGFETRVLLGLTAGVARPTVDAALREMAAGGVELSGQPVVAG; encoded by the coding sequence ATGCACCGCGCACTGATCGTCGTCGACGTGCAGAACGACTTCTGCGAGGGCGGGTCACTCGCCGTCGCCGGCGGGGCCGGTGTCGCCGCCGCCATCACCGACCTGATCGGCGCGGCCACCGCCGGCTACCGGCACGTGGTGGCCACGCGCGACCACCACATCGCGCCGGGCGACCACTTCTCCGCGCACCCGGACTTCACGCACTCGTGGCCGCCGCACTGCGTGGCCGGGACCGAGGGCGCCGCCTTCCACCCGAACTTCGCGCCCGCCGTCGCCTCGGGAGCGGTCGAGGCCTGCTTCGACAAGGGCGCGCACGCCGCCGCGTACAGCGGCTTCGAGGGCAGCGACGAGAACGGCACCGGGCTGGCCGACTGGCTGCGCGCGCACGACGTCGCGGCGGTCGACGTCGTCGGCATCGCCACCGACCACTGCGTGCGGGCCACCGCGCTCGACGCCGCGCGGGAGGGGTTCGAGACCCGGGTCCTGCTCGGGCTGACGGCCGGGGTCGCCCGGCCCACGGTCGACGCGGCGCTGCGCGAGATGGCGGCCGGCGGCGTCGAGCTGAGCGGGCAGCCCGTGGTGGCCGGCTGA
- a CDS encoding putative leader peptide, translated as MVVQDVSGERVISGAPLLVARLHVDLCRLAGCLCTAPR; from the coding sequence ATGGTTGTCCAGGACGTGAGCGGCGAACGAGTGATCAGTGGTGCCCCGCTGCTCGTCGCGCGGCTGCACGTCGACCTGTGCCGCCTCGCCGGCTGCCTGTGTACC
- a CDS encoding Lrp/AsnC family transcriptional regulator: MAIDELDARLLELLAREPRIGVLEVSRRLGVARGTAQARLEKLRTGGVIRGFGPDVDPAALGFPVTAFATLEIKQGRGEEVRRHLGGVPEVLELHTITGEGDMLCRLVARSNADLQRVIDQVVGFDGIVRSSTAIVMENPVPLRVMPLVRHAAGRRPPGAARAAGRARGAAGEPGPRG, translated from the coding sequence ATGGCCATCGACGAACTGGACGCCCGACTGCTCGAACTCCTCGCCAGGGAGCCGCGCATCGGCGTGCTCGAAGTGTCCCGCCGCCTCGGCGTGGCACGGGGCACGGCGCAGGCGCGGCTGGAGAAGCTGCGGACCGGGGGCGTGATCCGCGGCTTCGGGCCCGACGTCGACCCCGCCGCACTGGGGTTCCCTGTCACCGCGTTCGCCACGCTGGAGATCAAGCAGGGGCGGGGCGAGGAGGTGCGCCGGCACCTCGGCGGCGTGCCCGAGGTGCTGGAACTGCACACCATCACGGGCGAGGGCGACATGCTGTGCCGGCTGGTGGCGCGGTCCAACGCCGATCTCCAGCGGGTGATCGACCAGGTGGTCGGCTTCGACGGCATCGTCAGGTCATCCACCGCCATCGTCATGGAGAACCCGGTGCCGCTGCGGGTGATGCCGCTGGTCAGGCACGCCGCGGGCCGCCGGCCCCCGGGCGCGGCGCGCGCGGCGGGCCGCGCGCGCGGGGCCGCGGGGGAGCCGGGACCGCGCGGCTGA
- a CDS encoding DUF2017 domain-containing protein gives MAGYFEPAAGGAAIALDEVEISILRSLATQLLELIGPGAGESEDPLDALFAEGPERPPEDPALARLFPDAYGEPGRPQDDETRRLAAEFRRFTEGDLRTRKRDDLLAMVRGLDAAAQEAEAGGAVLTLKAEESKQWLGALNDLRLAIASRLDITDEQGAEKLFELPDDDPNKPMVMAYFWLGGLQESLVETLLP, from the coding sequence ATGGCCGGCTACTTCGAGCCCGCCGCGGGCGGCGCGGCGATCGCGCTCGACGAGGTCGAGATCTCCATCCTGCGCAGCCTGGCCACGCAGCTGCTCGAACTGATCGGGCCGGGCGCGGGGGAGAGCGAGGACCCGCTGGACGCCCTGTTCGCCGAGGGGCCGGAACGGCCGCCCGAGGACCCGGCGCTCGCGCGGCTCTTCCCCGACGCGTACGGCGAGCCGGGGCGTCCGCAGGACGACGAGACCAGGCGGCTGGCCGCGGAATTCCGCAGGTTCACCGAGGGTGACCTGCGCACCCGCAAGCGGGACGACCTGCTCGCCATGGTCCGCGGCCTCGACGCCGCGGCCCAGGAGGCGGAGGCGGGCGGCGCGGTCCTGACGCTGAAGGCGGAGGAGTCGAAGCAGTGGCTCGGCGCCCTGAACGACCTGCGGCTCGCCATCGCGTCCCGTCTCGATATCACCGACGAACAGGGCGCGGAGAAGTTGTTCGAATTGCCCGACGATGACCCGAACAAGCCGATGGTCATGGCGTACTTCTGGCTCGGTGGCCTCCAGGAATCACTGGTGGAGACTCTACTTCCGTGA
- a CDS encoding immune inhibitor A domain-containing protein, producing MNTGKRSIRTRTAAVATAVAAVGAAVLVPVGAAQAQPVADAEEVPRDARAFSAAPELENPLGDKREAQRQEAARQLVADGASARTLGGSEVVELSDGEFVETAVTGTDRIFTVLVEFGDEIHPEFGGDPGPRVNQIAEPDRETDNTTIWREDFDRQYYEDIYYSDDPAVPSVKQYFESQSSGRYTVEGHVTDWVLVDYNEARYGNNACGDSVCRSVWEVVADGVNAWYEDQLAAGATPEELAATLAEYDRQDRYDYDGDGDFNEPDGYLDHFQIVHAGEDESAGGGAQGEDAIWAHRWYAFNDQIGHTGPEYNLAGGTQIADTGLWVGDYTIQPENGGVGVFAHEFAHDLGLPDLYDTQGGENGTGFWSSMSSGSWLGPGEGTIGELPNDMGPWEKLQLGWLDYDTARAATRSTHRLGASALTYPEGRGAQGNASQALIVELPDKTVTTEVHEPAEGEAQWWSGSGDDLNSTLTRTVDLGGASTASLDLTGWWSIEQDYDFLYAEASADGGATWVPLEGTADGEELPRDGADRPALTGESGGDVALSFPLDAYAGQSVDIRFRYQTDGSVSGTGFTADALTVTADGEQVFADNAEAGEGDWAVDGFRIVGASVTGEYPQYYIVENRQYVGYDETLRTGPYNFGWASERPDWVEHYSYRNGMLVWLWDTSQTDNNTSQHPGEGLILPVDANAEAEYWSDGTLMRNRIQSRDATFSKHGVPELTLHLDGEPTTLPAQRATPYFDDRSGTYWDEANPRNSVVVPDTNTRITLVAQPGNAERPILVRVGPSGR from the coding sequence GTGAACACCGGAAAGCGGTCCATAAGAACGAGAACCGCCGCCGTGGCGACGGCCGTCGCCGCCGTCGGAGCGGCCGTGCTCGTGCCCGTCGGGGCTGCGCAGGCGCAGCCGGTGGCCGACGCCGAGGAAGTGCCGCGCGACGCGCGGGCGTTCTCGGCGGCCCCCGAGCTGGAGAACCCGCTCGGCGACAAGCGTGAGGCCCAGCGGCAGGAGGCCGCACGGCAGTTGGTCGCCGACGGGGCCAGCGCCCGCACCCTGGGCGGCTCCGAGGTGGTGGAGCTGAGCGACGGCGAGTTCGTGGAGACCGCCGTCACCGGGACGGACCGGATCTTCACCGTGCTGGTGGAGTTCGGCGACGAGATCCACCCCGAGTTCGGAGGCGACCCGGGCCCGCGGGTCAACCAGATCGCCGAGCCGGACCGCGAGACGGACAACACCACCATCTGGCGCGAGGACTTCGACCGCCAGTACTACGAGGACATCTACTACTCGGACGATCCCGCCGTCCCGTCGGTGAAGCAGTACTTCGAGAGCCAGTCCTCGGGCCGCTACACCGTGGAGGGCCACGTCACCGACTGGGTGCTGGTCGACTACAACGAGGCCAGGTACGGCAACAACGCCTGCGGTGACAGCGTGTGCCGCTCGGTGTGGGAGGTCGTGGCCGACGGCGTCAACGCCTGGTACGAGGACCAGCTCGCGGCCGGCGCGACGCCGGAGGAACTGGCGGCCACGCTGGCCGAGTACGACCGCCAGGACCGTTACGACTACGACGGCGACGGCGACTTCAACGAGCCGGACGGCTACCTGGACCACTTCCAGATCGTGCACGCGGGCGAGGACGAGTCGGCGGGCGGCGGCGCGCAGGGCGAGGACGCCATCTGGGCGCACCGCTGGTACGCGTTCAACGACCAGATCGGGCACACCGGTCCCGAGTACAACCTGGCGGGCGGCACCCAGATCGCGGACACCGGGCTGTGGGTCGGCGACTACACGATCCAGCCGGAGAACGGCGGAGTCGGCGTGTTCGCGCACGAGTTCGCGCACGACCTGGGCCTGCCGGACCTGTACGACACGCAGGGCGGCGAGAACGGCACCGGCTTCTGGTCCTCGATGTCCTCGGGTTCGTGGCTCGGCCCGGGCGAGGGGACGATCGGTGAGCTGCCGAACGACATGGGCCCGTGGGAGAAGCTGCAACTGGGCTGGCTCGACTACGACACGGCGCGGGCGGCGACCCGTTCCACGCACCGCCTCGGCGCTTCCGCGCTCACCTATCCCGAGGGGCGGGGCGCGCAGGGCAACGCGTCCCAGGCGCTGATCGTCGAACTGCCCGACAAGACGGTGACCACCGAGGTGCACGAGCCCGCCGAGGGCGAGGCGCAGTGGTGGAGCGGTTCCGGCGACGACCTGAACAGCACGCTGACCCGCACGGTCGACCTCGGCGGGGCGAGCACGGCGTCGCTCGACCTGACCGGCTGGTGGAGCATCGAGCAGGACTACGACTTCCTGTACGCCGAGGCGTCCGCGGACGGCGGCGCCACGTGGGTCCCGCTCGAAGGGACCGCGGACGGTGAGGAGTTGCCGCGGGACGGCGCGGACCGCCCGGCGCTGACCGGCGAGTCGGGCGGCGATGTGGCGCTGTCCTTCCCGCTGGACGCCTACGCGGGGCAGTCGGTCGACATCCGGTTCCGCTACCAGACGGACGGGTCCGTCTCCGGCACCGGGTTCACGGCCGACGCGCTCACGGTCACGGCCGACGGCGAGCAGGTGTTCGCCGACAACGCCGAGGCGGGCGAGGGTGATTGGGCCGTGGACGGCTTCCGCATCGTGGGCGCGTCCGTCACGGGCGAGTACCCGCAGTACTACATCGTGGAGAACCGCCAGTACGTCGGCTACGACGAGACGCTGCGCACCGGCCCGTACAACTTCGGCTGGGCGTCGGAGCGCCCGGACTGGGTCGAGCACTACTCCTACCGCAACGGCATGCTGGTCTGGCTGTGGGACACCTCGCAGACGGACAACAACACCAGCCAGCACCCGGGCGAGGGCCTGATCCTGCCGGTGGACGCCAACGCGGAGGCCGAGTACTGGTCGGACGGCACGCTGATGCGCAACCGCATCCAGAGCCGGGACGCCACGTTCAGCAAGCACGGGGTGCCCGAGCTGACGCTGCACCTGGACGGCGAGCCCACGACGCTGCCCGCGCAGCGGGCGACGCCGTACTTCGACGACCGCAGCGGCACCTACTGGGACGAGGCGAACCCGCGCAACAGCGTGGTCGTCCCCGACACCAACACCAGGATCACCCTGGTGGCCCAGCCGGGCAACGCGGAGCGGCCGATCCTGGTCCGGGTCGGCCCGAGCGGACGCTGA
- a CDS encoding nicotinate phosphoribosyltransferase, which yields MNDTPTALPVAVPSTALFTDQYELTMVQAALRAGTAHRRSVFEVFTRRLPEGRRYGVVAGTGRVLDAVENFRFEPALLDWLRERKVVDEATVDWLADYRFRGDIDGYPEGEVYFPGSPIMTVRGTFAECVVLETVILSILNHDSAVAAAASRMAVAAGDRPLIEMGARRTHELAAVAAARAAYVGGFSSTSDLAAGFRYGIPTVGTSAHAFTLLHDSEREAFTAQVESLGSGTTLLVDTYDVTEAVRTAVEVAGPGLGAVRIDSGDLLVVAHRVRRQLDELGATGTRIVVTSDLDEYAIASLAAAPVDAYGVGTRLVTGSGHPTCSMVYKLVARAGEEHGGGEEEGAPLVPVAKKSLGGKLSIGGRKWAARPLDAHGAAEAEVVGTGPLPPELADRQVPVELMRAGRAVARESLDAARDRHRRVREALPLSASQLSRGEPVLPTRYAGTA from the coding sequence ATGAACGACACGCCCACGGCGTTGCCCGTGGCGGTGCCCTCGACCGCGCTCTTCACCGACCAGTACGAGCTGACCATGGTCCAGGCCGCGCTGCGGGCGGGCACCGCGCACCGGCGGTCGGTCTTCGAGGTCTTCACCCGCCGGCTCCCCGAGGGGCGCAGGTACGGCGTGGTGGCGGGCACCGGGCGCGTGCTCGACGCCGTGGAGAACTTCCGCTTCGAGCCCGCCCTGCTCGACTGGCTGCGCGAACGGAAGGTCGTGGACGAGGCGACCGTCGACTGGCTGGCCGACTACCGGTTCCGCGGCGACATCGACGGCTACCCCGAGGGCGAGGTCTACTTCCCCGGCTCGCCGATCATGACCGTGCGGGGCACGTTCGCCGAGTGCGTCGTGCTGGAGACGGTGATCCTGTCGATCCTCAACCACGACTCGGCGGTGGCCGCCGCGGCCTCCCGGATGGCCGTCGCGGCCGGCGACCGCCCGCTGATCGAGATGGGCGCGCGGCGCACCCACGAGCTGGCCGCCGTGGCGGCGGCGCGCGCCGCGTACGTCGGCGGGTTCTCCTCGACCTCCGACCTGGCCGCGGGCTTCCGCTACGGCATCCCGACCGTGGGCACCAGCGCGCACGCCTTCACGCTCCTGCACGACTCCGAGCGCGAGGCGTTCACCGCGCAGGTGGAGTCGCTCGGCTCCGGCACCACGCTCCTGGTCGACACCTACGACGTGACGGAGGCGGTGCGCACCGCGGTCGAGGTGGCGGGCCCCGGGCTCGGCGCGGTGCGGATCGACTCGGGCGACCTGCTCGTCGTGGCGCACCGGGTGCGCAGGCAGCTGGACGAACTCGGTGCCACCGGCACGAGGATCGTCGTGACCAGCGACCTCGACGAGTACGCCATCGCCTCCCTGGCCGCGGCGCCGGTCGACGCCTACGGCGTCGGGACCCGCCTGGTCACCGGCAGCGGTCACCCGACGTGCTCGATGGTCTACAAGCTCGTCGCCCGGGCGGGCGAGGAGCACGGCGGCGGCGAGGAAGAGGGCGCGCCGCTGGTCCCGGTGGCCAAGAAGTCCCTGGGCGGCAAGCTGTCGATCGGCGGGCGGAAGTGGGCCGCCCGGCCGCTGGACGCCCACGGGGCCGCCGAGGCCGAGGTCGTCGGCACCGGGCCCCTGCCGCCGGAGCTGGCCGACCGGCAGGTCCCCGTCGAGCTGATGCGGGCGGGCCGCGCCGTCGCCAGGGAGTCGCTGGACGCGGCCAGGGACCGCCACCGGCGCGTCCGCGAGGCGCTGCCGCTCTCCGCCAGCCAGCTCTCGCGCGGCGAGCCGGTGCTCCCGACGCGTTACGCGGGGACCGCCTGA
- a CDS encoding Mov34/MPN/PAD-1 family protein, giving the protein MLTISYELRDRIVAHARTDHPDEACGVIAGPAGSDRPERFIPMLNAARSPTFYEFDSGDLLRLYRELDERDEDPVVIYHSHTATEAYPSRTDISYANEPLAHYVLVSTAECGNDEGPVSFRSFRIVDGTVTEEEVRFV; this is encoded by the coding sequence ATGCTGACCATCTCGTATGAGCTGCGCGACCGGATCGTCGCGCACGCCCGGACCGATCACCCCGACGAGGCGTGCGGGGTGATCGCCGGGCCGGCCGGCAGCGACCGGCCCGAGCGGTTCATCCCCATGCTGAACGCCGCGCGCTCGCCCACGTTCTACGAATTCGACTCGGGCGACCTGCTCCGCCTGTACCGGGAGCTGGACGAGCGCGACGAGGACCCCGTCGTCATCTACCACTCGCACACCGCGACCGAGGCGTACCCCTCGCGCACGGACATCAGCTACGCCAACGAGCCGCTGGCGCACTACGTCCTGGTCTCCACGGCCGAGTGCGGCAACGACGAGGGGCCGGTGTCGTTCCGCTCGTTCCGCATCGTGGACGGCACGGTGACCGAGGAAGAGGTCCGCTTCGTCTGA
- the clpS gene encoding ATP-dependent Clp protease adapter ClpS: MGGVSAIPLEIERTEAERVPAREPVPDVPWVTIVHNDPVNLMSYVTYVFQSYFGYSKDKAKKLMLDVHHKGRATVSQGSREEMERDVQAMHGYGLWATLQQDR, translated from the coding sequence ATGGGAGGCGTGAGTGCCATCCCCCTGGAGATCGAGCGCACGGAGGCGGAGCGGGTCCCGGCGCGGGAGCCGGTGCCCGACGTGCCGTGGGTGACGATCGTGCACAACGATCCCGTCAACCTCATGAGTTACGTGACCTACGTGTTCCAGTCCTATTTCGGATATTCGAAGGACAAGGCCAAGAAGCTCATGCTGGACGTCCACCACAAGGGCCGTGCGACCGTTTCGCAAGGGAGCCGTGAAGAAATGGAGCGCGACGTGCAGGCCATGCACGGATACGGTTTGTGGGCGACGCTTCAGCAGGACCGCTGA